One part of the Lachnospiraceae bacterium JLR.KK002 genome encodes these proteins:
- a CDS encoding argininosuccinate synthase: MKEKVILAYSGGLDTTAIIPWLKENYDYEVICCCIDCGQEEELDGLEERAKLSGASRLYIEDITDEFAEEYIIPCVQAGAVYENKYLLGTSMARPGIAKRLVEIARKEGATAICHGATGKGNDQIRFELGIKALAPDLKIIAAWRSDKWDMQSREEEIAYCKSHGIDLPFSADSSYSRDRNLWHISHEGLELEDPACEPNYDHLLVLGVSPEQAPDEGEYVTMTFEAGVPKTINGTEMKVADIIRELNRLGGKHGIGIIDIVENRVVGMKSRGVYETPGGTILMEAQQQLEELVLDRATMEVKKDMGNRMAQIVYEGKWFTPLREAVQAFVTSTQKYVTGEVKFKLYKGNIIKAGTTSPYSLYSESLASFTTGDLYDHHDAEGFITLFGLPLKVRAMKMAELEK, encoded by the coding sequence ATGAAAGAAAAAGTGATTTTAGCTTATTCCGGTGGTCTGGACACCACCGCCATCATTCCATGGTTAAAGGAAAATTATGATTATGAAGTAATCTGCTGCTGCATCGACTGCGGACAGGAAGAAGAACTGGACGGACTGGAAGAACGGGCAAAATTATCCGGCGCTTCCAGATTGTACATTGAAGACATCACAGATGAGTTCGCAGAAGAATACATTATTCCCTGCGTACAGGCAGGTGCAGTTTATGAGAACAAATATCTGCTGGGTACTTCCATGGCGCGCCCAGGTATCGCAAAGCGTCTGGTGGAAATTGCCAGAAAAGAAGGGGCTACCGCTATCTGCCACGGGGCTACCGGAAAAGGAAACGACCAGATTCGTTTCGAACTGGGTATCAAAGCACTGGCTCCCGATTTGAAAATCATTGCCGCATGGAGAAGCGACAAATGGGATATGCAGTCCCGTGAAGAGGAAATCGCATACTGCAAATCTCACGGCATTGACCTGCCTTTCTCCGCTGACAGCAGCTACAGCAGGGACCGGAACCTGTGGCATATCAGCCATGAGGGACTGGAACTGGAAGACCCTGCCTGCGAACCGAATTATGACCATCTTCTGGTTCTTGGGGTATCTCCGGAGCAGGCTCCTGACGAAGGCGAATACGTTACCATGACTTTTGAAGCCGGCGTCCCCAAAACCATCAACGGAACAGAAATGAAAGTGGCTGACATTATCCGTGAACTGAACCGTCTGGGCGGAAAACATGGAATTGGCATTATTGACATTGTGGAAAACCGCGTGGTGGGCATGAAATCCCGCGGCGTTTATGAAACACCCGGCGGAACCATTCTGATGGAAGCACAGCAGCAGTTAGAAGAACTGGTACTGGATCGCGCTACCATGGAAGTGAAAAAAGACATGGGCAACCGGATGGCTCAGATTGTATACGAAGGAAAATGGTTCACCCCGCTGCGGGAAGCAGTACAGGCTTTTGTTACCTCCACCCAGAAATATGTAACAGGTGAAGTGAAGTTCAAACTTTACAAAGGAAATATTATCAAAGCCGGAACCACTTCTCCCTACTCTCTGTACAGTGAGTCTCTGGCCAGCTTTACCACAGGGGATTTGTATGACCATCATGATGCGGAAGGATTTATCACATTATTCGGTCTGCCCCTGAAGGTCCGTGCCATGAAAATGGCGGAACTGGAGAAATAA
- the argC gene encoding N-acetyl-gamma-glutamyl-phosphate reductase, producing MIKAGIIGATGYAGAELVRLLLGHREVEIKWYGSRSYIDEKYASVYGNMFQLVEDTCLDDNIEALAKQVDVIFTATPQGFLAGVLTEEILENTKVVDLSADYRLKDVAVYEAWYKIQHKSPQFLKEAVYGLCEINREKVKQARLVANPGCYTTCSILTAWPLVKEGLIDPNTLIVDAKSGTSGAGRGAKLPNLFCEVNENIKAYGVSTHRHTPEIEEQLGYGAGSQVTISFTPHLVPMNRGILATEYASLKKVRQKDGKLALPGYEQIKEVYDRYYKNEYFVRVLEQGMCPETKWVEGSNFVDVGFQIDERTGRIVMMGAIDNLVKGAAGQAVQNMNLMFGFPEQQGLELVPMFP from the coding sequence ATGATAAAAGCAGGAATTATCGGAGCCACAGGATATGCCGGGGCCGAACTGGTGCGGCTTCTCCTTGGCCACAGAGAGGTGGAAATCAAATGGTACGGCTCCAGAAGCTACATAGATGAGAAATATGCCAGCGTATACGGAAATATGTTTCAGCTTGTGGAAGATACCTGTCTGGATGACAATATAGAGGCTCTGGCGAAACAGGTGGACGTGATTTTTACAGCTACTCCTCAGGGATTTCTGGCGGGAGTCCTGACAGAAGAAATCCTTGAGAACACAAAAGTGGTGGATTTAAGCGCAGATTACCGTCTGAAAGATGTGGCAGTCTACGAAGCCTGGTATAAAATACAGCATAAAAGCCCTCAGTTCCTTAAGGAAGCAGTGTACGGCCTGTGTGAAATCAACCGGGAGAAGGTAAAACAGGCAAGGCTGGTGGCCAATCCCGGCTGTTATACCACCTGCTCCATTCTGACCGCATGGCCGCTGGTAAAGGAAGGACTGATTGATCCGAACACCCTGATTGTGGACGCCAAATCGGGAACTTCCGGAGCCGGGCGCGGTGCGAAGCTGCCCAACCTGTTCTGTGAGGTAAATGAAAATATCAAAGCATACGGAGTGTCCACCCACCGCCATACGCCGGAGATTGAGGAGCAGCTTGGCTACGGAGCGGGAAGCCAGGTTACCATCAGTTTTACCCCCCATCTGGTGCCCATGAACCGGGGAATTCTGGCAACGGAATACGCTTCCCTGAAAAAAGTCAGACAGAAAGACGGAAAGTTGGCTTTGCCTGGATATGAACAGATAAAAGAAGTTTATGACAGATATTATAAGAATGAATATTTTGTCCGGGTGCTGGAACAGGGAATGTGTCCGGAAACCAAATGGGTGGAAGGAAGCAATTTTGTGGATGTTGGCTTTCAGATTGATGAGCGAACCGGAAGGATTGTTATGATGGGAGCCATCGACAATCTGGTGAAAGGCGCGGCGGGACAGGCTGTGCAGAATATGAATCTGATGTTTGGATTTCCGGAACAGCAGGGACTTGAACTGGTACCCATGTTCCCGTAA
- a CDS encoding GNAT family N-acetyltransferase, protein MERNNQEIIIRPMTEEDYQKVYKLWKTIRGFGIRSMDDSEEGVTRFIRRNPSTSMVAETGGEIVGAILCGHDGRRGCFYHVCVREDCRKQGIGTSMAVQAMKALQEEQINKVCLIAFKKNEVGNSFWKRVGWTFREDLNYYDFVLNDENITIFQ, encoded by the coding sequence ATGGAAAGAAATAATCAGGAAATTATTATTCGGCCCATGACAGAAGAAGATTACCAAAAGGTATATAAATTATGGAAGACCATCCGGGGATTCGGAATCCGCAGCATGGATGATTCCGAAGAAGGGGTGACGCGGTTTATCCGCCGTAATCCTTCCACCAGTATGGTGGCGGAGACAGGGGGAGAAATTGTGGGAGCGATTCTCTGCGGCCACGACGGCAGGAGGGGATGCTTCTATCATGTATGCGTCCGGGAAGACTGCCGGAAGCAGGGCATTGGAACATCCATGGCGGTACAGGCCATGAAAGCATTGCAGGAAGAACAGATTAATAAGGTATGTCTGATTGCATTTAAGAAAAATGAAGTGGGAAATTCCTTCTGGAAACGTGTGGGCTGGACTTTCCGGGAGGATTTGAACTATTATGATTTTGTACTGAATGACGAAAATATTACCATATTTCAATAA